A portion of the Equus quagga isolate Etosha38 chromosome 17, UCLA_HA_Equagga_1.0, whole genome shotgun sequence genome contains these proteins:
- the CCL20 gene encoding C-C motif chemokine 20 isoform X4 codes for MMCGSKSLLLAALMSVLLLHLCSKSEASSFDCCLRYTAHVLHPKFIVGFTQQLANEACDINAIIFYTKKKLAVCADPKKKWVKQAVHILSQRVKKM; via the exons ATGATGTGTGGCAGCAAGAGTTTGCTCCTGGCTGCTTTGATGTCAGTACTGCTGCTCCACCTCTGCAGCAAGTCAGAAG CAAGCAGCTTTGACTGCTGCCTCCGATATACAGCACATGTCCTTCATCCCAAATTTATCGTGGGCTTCACCCAGCAGCTGGCCAATGAAGCTTGTGACATCAATGCAATCAT cttctacacaaagaaaaaattagctGTGTGTGCAGATCCAAAGAAGAAATGGGTGAAACAAGCTGTGCATATCCTCAG CCAAAGAGTCAAGAAGATGTAA
- the CCL20 gene encoding C-C motif chemokine 20 isoform X3, whose product MMCGSKSLLLAALMSVLLLHLCSKSEAASSFDCCLRYTAHVLHPKFIVGFTQQLANEACDINAIIFYTKKKLAVCADPKKKWVKQAVHILSQRVKKM is encoded by the exons ATGATGTGTGGCAGCAAGAGTTTGCTCCTGGCTGCTTTGATGTCAGTACTGCTGCTCCACCTCTGCAGCAAGTCAGAAG cagCAAGCAGCTTTGACTGCTGCCTCCGATATACAGCACATGTCCTTCATCCCAAATTTATCGTGGGCTTCACCCAGCAGCTGGCCAATGAAGCTTGTGACATCAATGCAATCAT cttctacacaaagaaaaaattagctGTGTGTGCAGATCCAAAGAAGAAATGGGTGAAACAAGCTGTGCATATCCTCAG CCAAAGAGTCAAGAAGATGTAA